A single genomic interval of Eriocheir sinensis breed Jianghai 21 unplaced genomic scaffold, ASM2467909v1 Scaffold766, whole genome shotgun sequence harbors:
- the LOC126994274 gene encoding midasin-like isoform X8, whose product MATKTFRKEEIRRAVYGTCLVDAPVCGCSVETTPIRVTVSVRRRRGCWGRLAGAWREAAAFSFVDRPRAPFLSNAFLDLEYVFRYSSEADAGAAQVKICLTLLSGQTRVAKVGLEEFLGQLMQSGRPECFTLYVYEGKVALLQTRQPSPEVLTEWLFDGKGNDTHKGPTYKDPACYDPEVTEIDQCQEKMDTSDSEESAWETPEEESDVSAWETPEEESDESAWETPEEDSEESAWETPEEDSEESAWETPEEDSGEERGLDTAEDTDRESGWESEDGGSEEESERETPGDSDESGWETLEEGAEEEAGRGTAGGTEERGAAAASWRGWGRRGGTTASPCSWPPLRSWSRGCHSLTLTSGGGAAAAGGCEGREA is encoded by the exons ATGGCAACCAAAACCTTCCGCAAAGAGGAGATCCGACGTGCCGTCTACGGCACTTGCTTGGTGGATGCGCCCGTGTGCGGGTGCAGCGTGGAGACCACGCCCATCCGGGTGACGGTCAGCGTTCGCCGGCGCCGCGGGTGCTGGGGGAGACTGGCCGgagcctggagggaggcggccgcGTTTTCCTTCGTCGACAGGCCGCGGGCCCCCTTCTTATCCAACGCCTTCCTGGACCTGGAGTACGTCTTCCGGTACAGCAGCGAGGCGGACGCGGGCGCGGCGCAAGTTAAGATATGTCTGACGCTCCTTAGCGGCCAGACGCGCGTGGCCAAAGTGGGCCTGGAAGAATTCCTGGGCCAGCTGATGCAGAGCGGCCGCCCAGAGTGCTTCACCCTGTACGTCTACGAGGGGAAGGTCGCCTTGCTGCAGACCCGCCAGCCATCTCCGGAGGTTCTGACGGAGTGGTTGTTTGACGGGAAGGGAAATGACACCCACAAAGGGCCAACTTACAAGGACCCTGCCTGCTATGACCCCGAGGTCACTGAGATAGACCAGTGCCAAGAAAAGATGGACACCAGTGACTCAGAGgagagtgcatgggaaacccccgaagaagagtcagatgtgagtgcatgggaaacccccgaagaagagtcagat gagagtgcatgggaaactcccgaagaagactcagaggagagtgcatgggaaactcccgaagaagactcagaggagagtgcatgggaaactcccgaagaagactcaggcGAGGAGAGGGGACTTGACACTGCTGAAGACACAGATAGGGAAAGTGGATGGGAGTCTGAGGACGGAGGCTCCGAGGAGGAGAGTGAACGGGAGACTCCCGGAGACTcggatgagagtggatgggagactcttgaagaaggcgcagaggaggaggctgggcgggGCACTGCTGGAGGCACCGAGGAGCGTGGCGCGGCCGCGGCTTCCTGGCGAGGCTGGGGGCGGCGTGGCGGCACAACCGCCTCGCCCTGCTCCTGGCCGCCGCTGCGGTCTTGGTCTCGCGGGTGCCACTCGCTGACCCTGACGagtggcggcggggcggcggcggcggggggctgtGAGGGGCGTGAGGCGTAA
- the LOC126994274 gene encoding uncharacterized protein LOC126994274 isoform X3, which yields MATKTFRKEEIRRAVYGTCLVDAPVCGCSVETTPIRVTVSVRRRRGCWGRLAGAWREAAAFSFVDRPRAPFLSNAFLDLEYVFRYSSEADAGAAQVKICLTLLSGQTRVAKVGLEEFLGQLMQSGRPECFTLYVYEGKVALLQTRQPSPEVLTEWLFDGKGNDTHKGPTYKDPACYDPEVTEIDQCQEKMDTSDSEESAWETPEEESDVSAWETPEEESDVSAWETPEEESDVSAWETPEEESDVSAWETPEEDSDVSAWETPEEESDESAWETPEEDSEESAWETPEEDSGEERGLDTAEDTDRESGWESEDGGSEEESERETPGDSDESGWETLEEGAEEEAGRGTAGGTEERGAAAASWRGWGRRGGTTASPCSWPPLRSWSRGCHSLTLTSGGGAAAAGGCEGREA from the exons ATGGCAACCAAAACCTTCCGCAAAGAGGAGATCCGACGTGCCGTCTACGGCACTTGCTTGGTGGATGCGCCCGTGTGCGGGTGCAGCGTGGAGACCACGCCCATCCGGGTGACGGTCAGCGTTCGCCGGCGCCGCGGGTGCTGGGGGAGACTGGCCGgagcctggagggaggcggccgcGTTTTCCTTCGTCGACAGGCCGCGGGCCCCCTTCTTATCCAACGCCTTCCTGGACCTGGAGTACGTCTTCCGGTACAGCAGCGAGGCGGACGCGGGCGCGGCGCAAGTTAAGATATGTCTGACGCTCCTTAGCGGCCAGACGCGCGTGGCCAAAGTGGGCCTGGAAGAATTCCTGGGCCAGCTGATGCAGAGCGGCCGCCCAGAGTGCTTCACCCTGTACGTCTACGAGGGGAAGGTCGCCTTGCTGCAGACCCGCCAGCCATCTCCGGAGGTTCTGACGGAGTGGTTGTTTGACGGGAAGGGAAATGACACCCACAAAGGGCCAACTTACAAGGACCCTGCCTGCTATGACCCCGAGGTCACTGAGATAGACCAGTGCCAAGAAAAGATGGACACCAGTGACTCAGAGgagagtgcatgggaaacccccgaagaagagtcagatgtgagtgcatgggaaacccccgaagaagagtcagatgtgagtgcatgggaaactcccgaagaagagtcagatgtgagtgcatgggaaacccccgaagaagagtcagatgtgagtgcatgggaaactcccgaagaagactcagatgtgagtgcatgggaaactcccgaagaagagtcagat gagagtgcatgggaaactcccgaagaagactcagaggagagtgcatgggaaactcccgaagaagactcaggcGAGGAGAGGGGACTTGACACTGCTGAAGACACAGATAGGGAAAGTGGATGGGAGTCTGAGGACGGAGGCTCCGAGGAGGAGAGTGAACGGGAGACTCCCGGAGACTcggatgagagtggatgggagactcttgaagaaggcgcagaggaggaggctgggcgggGCACTGCTGGAGGCACCGAGGAGCGTGGCGCGGCCGCGGCTTCCTGGCGAGGCTGGGGGCGGCGTGGCGGCACAACCGCCTCGCCCTGCTCCTGGCCGCCGCTGCGGTCTTGGTCTCGCGGGTGCCACTCGCTGACCCTGACGagtggcggcggggcggcggcggcggggggctgtGAGGGGCGTGAGGCGTAA
- the LOC126994274 gene encoding midasin-like isoform X6, whose protein sequence is MATKTFRKEEIRRAVYGTCLVDAPVCGCSVETTPIRVTVSVRRRRGCWGRLAGAWREAAAFSFVDRPRAPFLSNAFLDLEYVFRYSSEADAGAAQVKICLTLLSGQTRVAKVGLEEFLGQLMQSGRPECFTLYVYEGKVALLQTRQPSPEVLTEWLFDGKGNDTHKGPTYKDPACYDPEVTEIDQCQEKMDTSDSEESAWETPEEESDVSAWETPEEESDVSAWETPEEESDESAWETPEEDSEESAWETPEEDSEESAWETPEEDSGEERGLDTAEDTDRESGWESEDGGSEEESERETPGDSDESGWETLEEGAEEEAGRGTAGGTEERGAAAASWRGWGRRGGTTASPCSWPPLRSWSRGCHSLTLTSGGGAAAAGGCEGREA, encoded by the exons ATGGCAACCAAAACCTTCCGCAAAGAGGAGATCCGACGTGCCGTCTACGGCACTTGCTTGGTGGATGCGCCCGTGTGCGGGTGCAGCGTGGAGACCACGCCCATCCGGGTGACGGTCAGCGTTCGCCGGCGCCGCGGGTGCTGGGGGAGACTGGCCGgagcctggagggaggcggccgcGTTTTCCTTCGTCGACAGGCCGCGGGCCCCCTTCTTATCCAACGCCTTCCTGGACCTGGAGTACGTCTTCCGGTACAGCAGCGAGGCGGACGCGGGCGCGGCGCAAGTTAAGATATGTCTGACGCTCCTTAGCGGCCAGACGCGCGTGGCCAAAGTGGGCCTGGAAGAATTCCTGGGCCAGCTGATGCAGAGCGGCCGCCCAGAGTGCTTCACCCTGTACGTCTACGAGGGGAAGGTCGCCTTGCTGCAGACCCGCCAGCCATCTCCGGAGGTTCTGACGGAGTGGTTGTTTGACGGGAAGGGAAATGACACCCACAAAGGGCCAACTTACAAGGACCCTGCCTGCTATGACCCCGAGGTCACTGAGATAGACCAGTGCCAAGAAAAGATGGACACCAGTGACTCAGAGgagagtgcatgggaaacccccgaagaagagtcagatgtgagtgcatgggaaacccccgaagaagagtcagatgtgagtgcatgggaaactcccgaagaagagtcagat gagagtgcatgggaaactcccgaagaagactcagaggagagtgcatgggaaactcccgaagaagactcagaggagagtgcatgggaaactcccgaagaagactcaggcGAGGAGAGGGGACTTGACACTGCTGAAGACACAGATAGGGAAAGTGGATGGGAGTCTGAGGACGGAGGCTCCGAGGAGGAGAGTGAACGGGAGACTCCCGGAGACTcggatgagagtggatgggagactcttgaagaaggcgcagaggaggaggctgggcgggGCACTGCTGGAGGCACCGAGGAGCGTGGCGCGGCCGCGGCTTCCTGGCGAGGCTGGGGGCGGCGTGGCGGCACAACCGCCTCGCCCTGCTCCTGGCCGCCGCTGCGGTCTTGGTCTCGCGGGTGCCACTCGCTGACCCTGACGagtggcggcggggcggcggcggcggggggctgtGAGGGGCGTGAGGCGTAA
- the LOC126994274 gene encoding uncharacterized protein LOC126994274 isoform X5, which produces MATKTFRKEEIRRAVYGTCLVDAPVCGCSVETTPIRVTVSVRRRRGCWGRLAGAWREAAAFSFVDRPRAPFLSNAFLDLEYVFRYSSEADAGAAQVKICLTLLSGQTRVAKVGLEEFLGQLMQSGRPECFTLYVYEGKVALLQTRQPSPEVLTEWLFDGKGNDTHKGPTYKDPACYDPEVTEIDQCQEKMDTSDSEESAWETPEEESDVSAWETPEEESDVSAWETPEEESDVSAWETPEEESDVSAWETPEEDSDESAWETPEEDSEESAWETPEEDSGEERGLDTAEDTDRESGWESEDGGSEEESERETPGDSDESGWETLEEGAEEEAGRGTAGGTEERGAAAASWRGWGRRGGTTASPCSWPPLRSWSRGCHSLTLTSGGGAAAAGGCEGREA; this is translated from the exons ATGGCAACCAAAACCTTCCGCAAAGAGGAGATCCGACGTGCCGTCTACGGCACTTGCTTGGTGGATGCGCCCGTGTGCGGGTGCAGCGTGGAGACCACGCCCATCCGGGTGACGGTCAGCGTTCGCCGGCGCCGCGGGTGCTGGGGGAGACTGGCCGgagcctggagggaggcggccgcGTTTTCCTTCGTCGACAGGCCGCGGGCCCCCTTCTTATCCAACGCCTTCCTGGACCTGGAGTACGTCTTCCGGTACAGCAGCGAGGCGGACGCGGGCGCGGCGCAAGTTAAGATATGTCTGACGCTCCTTAGCGGCCAGACGCGCGTGGCCAAAGTGGGCCTGGAAGAATTCCTGGGCCAGCTGATGCAGAGCGGCCGCCCAGAGTGCTTCACCCTGTACGTCTACGAGGGGAAGGTCGCCTTGCTGCAGACCCGCCAGCCATCTCCGGAGGTTCTGACGGAGTGGTTGTTTGACGGGAAGGGAAATGACACCCACAAAGGGCCAACTTACAAGGACCCTGCCTGCTATGACCCCGAGGTCACTGAGATAGACCAGTGCCAAGAAAAGATGGACACCAGTGACTCAGAGgagagtgcatgggaaacccccgaagaagagtcagatgtgagtgcatgggaaacccccgaagaagagtcagatgtgagtgcatgggaaactcccgaagaagagtcagatgtgagtgcatgggaaacccccgaagaagagtcagatgtgagtgcatgggaaactcccgaagaagactcagat gagagtgcatgggaaactcccgaagaagactcagaggagagtgcatgggaaactcccgaagaagactcaggcGAGGAGAGGGGACTTGACACTGCTGAAGACACAGATAGGGAAAGTGGATGGGAGTCTGAGGACGGAGGCTCCGAGGAGGAGAGTGAACGGGAGACTCCCGGAGACTcggatgagagtggatgggagactcttgaagaaggcgcagaggaggaggctgggcgggGCACTGCTGGAGGCACCGAGGAGCGTGGCGCGGCCGCGGCTTCCTGGCGAGGCTGGGGGCGGCGTGGCGGCACAACCGCCTCGCCCTGCTCCTGGCCGCCGCTGCGGTCTTGGTCTCGCGGGTGCCACTCGCTGACCCTGACGagtggcggcggggcggcggcggcggggggctgtGAGGGGCGTGAGGCGTAA
- the LOC126994274 gene encoding midasin-like isoform X1: MATKTFRKEEIRRAVYGTCLVDAPVCGCSVETTPIRVTVSVRRRRGCWGRLAGAWREAAAFSFVDRPRAPFLSNAFLDLEYVFRYSSEADAGAAQVKICLTLLSGQTRVAKVGLEEFLGQLMQSGRPECFTLYVYEGKVALLQTRQPSPEVLTEWLFDGKGNDTHKGPTYKDPACYDPEVTEIDQCQEKMDTSDSEESAWETPEEESDVSAWETPEEESDVSAWETPEEESDVSAWETPEEESDVSAWETPEEDSDVSAWETPEEESDESAWETPEEDSEESAWETPEEDSEESAWETPEEDSGEERGLDTAEDTDRESGWESEDGGSEEESERETPGDSDESGWETLEEGAEEEAGRGTAGGTEERGAAAASWRGWGRRGGTTASPCSWPPLRSWSRGCHSLTLTSGGGAAAAGGCEGREA; the protein is encoded by the exons ATGGCAACCAAAACCTTCCGCAAAGAGGAGATCCGACGTGCCGTCTACGGCACTTGCTTGGTGGATGCGCCCGTGTGCGGGTGCAGCGTGGAGACCACGCCCATCCGGGTGACGGTCAGCGTTCGCCGGCGCCGCGGGTGCTGGGGGAGACTGGCCGgagcctggagggaggcggccgcGTTTTCCTTCGTCGACAGGCCGCGGGCCCCCTTCTTATCCAACGCCTTCCTGGACCTGGAGTACGTCTTCCGGTACAGCAGCGAGGCGGACGCGGGCGCGGCGCAAGTTAAGATATGTCTGACGCTCCTTAGCGGCCAGACGCGCGTGGCCAAAGTGGGCCTGGAAGAATTCCTGGGCCAGCTGATGCAGAGCGGCCGCCCAGAGTGCTTCACCCTGTACGTCTACGAGGGGAAGGTCGCCTTGCTGCAGACCCGCCAGCCATCTCCGGAGGTTCTGACGGAGTGGTTGTTTGACGGGAAGGGAAATGACACCCACAAAGGGCCAACTTACAAGGACCCTGCCTGCTATGACCCCGAGGTCACTGAGATAGACCAGTGCCAAGAAAAGATGGACACCAGTGACTCAGAGgagagtgcatgggaaacccccgaagaagagtcagatgtgagtgcatgggaaacccccgaagaagagtcagatgtgagtgcatgggaaactcccgaagaagagtcagatgtgagtgcatgggaaacccccgaagaagagtcagatgtgagtgcatgggaaactcccgaagaagactcagatgtgagtgcatgggaaactcccgaagaagagtcagat gagagtgcatgggaaactcccgaagaagactcagaggagagtgcatgggaaactcccgaagaagactcagaggagagtgcatgggaaactcccgaagaagactcaggcGAGGAGAGGGGACTTGACACTGCTGAAGACACAGATAGGGAAAGTGGATGGGAGTCTGAGGACGGAGGCTCCGAGGAGGAGAGTGAACGGGAGACTCCCGGAGACTcggatgagagtggatgggagactcttgaagaaggcgcagaggaggaggctgggcgggGCACTGCTGGAGGCACCGAGGAGCGTGGCGCGGCCGCGGCTTCCTGGCGAGGCTGGGGGCGGCGTGGCGGCACAACCGCCTCGCCCTGCTCCTGGCCGCCGCTGCGGTCTTGGTCTCGCGGGTGCCACTCGCTGACCCTGACGagtggcggcggggcggcggcggcggggggctgtGAGGGGCGTGAGGCGTAA
- the LOC126994274 gene encoding uncharacterized protein LOC126994274 isoform X7, which translates to MATKTFRKEEIRRAVYGTCLVDAPVCGCSVETTPIRVTVSVRRRRGCWGRLAGAWREAAAFSFVDRPRAPFLSNAFLDLEYVFRYSSEADAGAAQVKICLTLLSGQTRVAKVGLEEFLGQLMQSGRPECFTLYVYEGKVALLQTRQPSPEVLTEWLFDGKGNDTHKGPTYKDPACYDPEVTEIDQCQEKMDTSDSEESAWETPEEESDVSAWETPEEESDVSAWETPEEESDVSAWETPEEESDVSAWETPEEDSDESAWETPEEDSGEERGLDTAEDTDRESGWESEDGGSEEESERETPGDSDESGWETLEEGAEEEAGRGTAGGTEERGAAAASWRGWGRRGGTTASPCSWPPLRSWSRGCHSLTLTSGGGAAAAGGCEGREA; encoded by the exons ATGGCAACCAAAACCTTCCGCAAAGAGGAGATCCGACGTGCCGTCTACGGCACTTGCTTGGTGGATGCGCCCGTGTGCGGGTGCAGCGTGGAGACCACGCCCATCCGGGTGACGGTCAGCGTTCGCCGGCGCCGCGGGTGCTGGGGGAGACTGGCCGgagcctggagggaggcggccgcGTTTTCCTTCGTCGACAGGCCGCGGGCCCCCTTCTTATCCAACGCCTTCCTGGACCTGGAGTACGTCTTCCGGTACAGCAGCGAGGCGGACGCGGGCGCGGCGCAAGTTAAGATATGTCTGACGCTCCTTAGCGGCCAGACGCGCGTGGCCAAAGTGGGCCTGGAAGAATTCCTGGGCCAGCTGATGCAGAGCGGCCGCCCAGAGTGCTTCACCCTGTACGTCTACGAGGGGAAGGTCGCCTTGCTGCAGACCCGCCAGCCATCTCCGGAGGTTCTGACGGAGTGGTTGTTTGACGGGAAGGGAAATGACACCCACAAAGGGCCAACTTACAAGGACCCTGCCTGCTATGACCCCGAGGTCACTGAGATAGACCAGTGCCAAGAAAAGATGGACACCAGTGACTCAGAGgagagtgcatgggaaacccccgaagaagagtcagatgtgagtgcatgggaaacccccgaagaagagtcagatgtgagtgcatgggaaactcccgaagaagagtcagatgtgagtgcatgggaaacccccgaagaagagtcagatgtgagtgcatgggaaactcccgaagaagactcagat gagagtgcatgggaaactcccgaagaagactcaggcGAGGAGAGGGGACTTGACACTGCTGAAGACACAGATAGGGAAAGTGGATGGGAGTCTGAGGACGGAGGCTCCGAGGAGGAGAGTGAACGGGAGACTCCCGGAGACTcggatgagagtggatgggagactcttgaagaaggcgcagaggaggaggctgggcgggGCACTGCTGGAGGCACCGAGGAGCGTGGCGCGGCCGCGGCTTCCTGGCGAGGCTGGGGGCGGCGTGGCGGCACAACCGCCTCGCCCTGCTCCTGGCCGCCGCTGCGGTCTTGGTCTCGCGGGTGCCACTCGCTGACCCTGACGagtggcggcggggcggcggcggcggggggctgtGAGGGGCGTGAGGCGTAA
- the LOC126994274 gene encoding uncharacterized protein LOC126994274 isoform X2, whose amino-acid sequence MATKTFRKEEIRRAVYGTCLVDAPVCGCSVETTPIRVTVSVRRRRGCWGRLAGAWREAAAFSFVDRPRAPFLSNAFLDLEYVFRYSSEADAGAAQVKICLTLLSGQTRVAKVGLEEFLGQLMQSGRPECFTLYVYEGKVALLQTRQPSPEVLTEWLFDGKGNDTHKGPTYKDPACYDPEVTEIDQCQEKMDTSDSEESAWETPEEESDVSAWETPEEESDVSAWETPEEESDVSAWETPEEESDVSAWETPEEDSDVSAWETPEEESDVSAWETPEEESDESAWETPEEDSEESAWETPEEDSGEERGLDTAEDTDRESGWESEDGGSEEESERETPGDSDESGWETLEEGAEEEAGRGTAGGTEERGAAAASWRGWGRRGGTTASPCSWPPLRSWSRGCHSLTLTSGGGAAAAGGCEGREA is encoded by the exons ATGGCAACCAAAACCTTCCGCAAAGAGGAGATCCGACGTGCCGTCTACGGCACTTGCTTGGTGGATGCGCCCGTGTGCGGGTGCAGCGTGGAGACCACGCCCATCCGGGTGACGGTCAGCGTTCGCCGGCGCCGCGGGTGCTGGGGGAGACTGGCCGgagcctggagggaggcggccgcGTTTTCCTTCGTCGACAGGCCGCGGGCCCCCTTCTTATCCAACGCCTTCCTGGACCTGGAGTACGTCTTCCGGTACAGCAGCGAGGCGGACGCGGGCGCGGCGCAAGTTAAGATATGTCTGACGCTCCTTAGCGGCCAGACGCGCGTGGCCAAAGTGGGCCTGGAAGAATTCCTGGGCCAGCTGATGCAGAGCGGCCGCCCAGAGTGCTTCACCCTGTACGTCTACGAGGGGAAGGTCGCCTTGCTGCAGACCCGCCAGCCATCTCCGGAGGTTCTGACGGAGTGGTTGTTTGACGGGAAGGGAAATGACACCCACAAAGGGCCAACTTACAAGGACCCTGCCTGCTATGACCCCGAGGTCACTGAGATAGACCAGTGCCAAGAAAAGATGGACACCAGTGACTCAGAGgagagtgcatgggaaacccccgaagaagagtcagatgtgagtgcatgggaaacccccgaagaagagtcagatgtgagtgcatgggaaactcccgaagaagagtcagatgtgagtgcatgggaaacccccgaagaagagtcagatgtgagtgcatgggaaactcccgaagaagactcagatgtgagtgcatgggaaactcccgaagaagagtcagatgtgagtgcatgggaaactcccgaagaagagtcagat gagagtgcatgggaaactcccgaagaagactcagaggagagtgcatgggaaactcccgaagaagactcaggcGAGGAGAGGGGACTTGACACTGCTGAAGACACAGATAGGGAAAGTGGATGGGAGTCTGAGGACGGAGGCTCCGAGGAGGAGAGTGAACGGGAGACTCCCGGAGACTcggatgagagtggatgggagactcttgaagaaggcgcagaggaggaggctgggcgggGCACTGCTGGAGGCACCGAGGAGCGTGGCGCGGCCGCGGCTTCCTGGCGAGGCTGGGGGCGGCGTGGCGGCACAACCGCCTCGCCCTGCTCCTGGCCGCCGCTGCGGTCTTGGTCTCGCGGGTGCCACTCGCTGACCCTGACGagtggcggcggggcggcggcggcggggggctgtGAGGGGCGTGAGGCGTAA
- the LOC126994274 gene encoding uncharacterized protein LOC126994274 isoform X4, translating into MATKTFRKEEIRRAVYGTCLVDAPVCGCSVETTPIRVTVSVRRRRGCWGRLAGAWREAAAFSFVDRPRAPFLSNAFLDLEYVFRYSSEADAGAAQVKICLTLLSGQTRVAKVGLEEFLGQLMQSGRPECFTLYVYEGKVALLQTRQPSPEVLTEWLFDGKGNDTHKGPTYKDPACYDPEVTEIDQCQEKMDTSDSEESAWETPEEESDVSAWETPEEESDVSAWETPEEESDVSAWETPEEESDVSAWETPEEDSDESAWETPEEDSEESAWETPEEDSEESAWETPEEDSGEERGLDTAEDTDRESGWESEDGGSEEESERETPGDSDESGWETLEEGAEEEAGRGTAGGTEERGAAAASWRGWGRRGGTTASPCSWPPLRSWSRGCHSLTLTSGGGAAAAGGCEGREA; encoded by the exons ATGGCAACCAAAACCTTCCGCAAAGAGGAGATCCGACGTGCCGTCTACGGCACTTGCTTGGTGGATGCGCCCGTGTGCGGGTGCAGCGTGGAGACCACGCCCATCCGGGTGACGGTCAGCGTTCGCCGGCGCCGCGGGTGCTGGGGGAGACTGGCCGgagcctggagggaggcggccgcGTTTTCCTTCGTCGACAGGCCGCGGGCCCCCTTCTTATCCAACGCCTTCCTGGACCTGGAGTACGTCTTCCGGTACAGCAGCGAGGCGGACGCGGGCGCGGCGCAAGTTAAGATATGTCTGACGCTCCTTAGCGGCCAGACGCGCGTGGCCAAAGTGGGCCTGGAAGAATTCCTGGGCCAGCTGATGCAGAGCGGCCGCCCAGAGTGCTTCACCCTGTACGTCTACGAGGGGAAGGTCGCCTTGCTGCAGACCCGCCAGCCATCTCCGGAGGTTCTGACGGAGTGGTTGTTTGACGGGAAGGGAAATGACACCCACAAAGGGCCAACTTACAAGGACCCTGCCTGCTATGACCCCGAGGTCACTGAGATAGACCAGTGCCAAGAAAAGATGGACACCAGTGACTCAGAGgagagtgcatgggaaacccccgaagaagagtcagatgtgagtgcatgggaaacccccgaagaagagtcagatgtgagtgcatgggaaactcccgaagaagagtcagatgtgagtgcatgggaaacccccgaagaagagtcagatgtgagtgcatgggaaactcccgaagaagactcagat gagagtgcatgggaaactcccgaagaagactcagaggagagtgcatgggaaactcccgaagaagactcagaggagagtgcatgggaaactcccgaagaagactcaggcGAGGAGAGGGGACTTGACACTGCTGAAGACACAGATAGGGAAAGTGGATGGGAGTCTGAGGACGGAGGCTCCGAGGAGGAGAGTGAACGGGAGACTCCCGGAGACTcggatgagagtggatgggagactcttgaagaaggcgcagaggaggaggctgggcgggGCACTGCTGGAGGCACCGAGGAGCGTGGCGCGGCCGCGGCTTCCTGGCGAGGCTGGGGGCGGCGTGGCGGCACAACCGCCTCGCCCTGCTCCTGGCCGCCGCTGCGGTCTTGGTCTCGCGGGTGCCACTCGCTGACCCTGACGagtggcggcggggcggcggcggcggggggctgtGAGGGGCGTGAGGCGTAA